From Cellulomonas chengniuliangii, the proteins below share one genomic window:
- a CDS encoding SHOCT domain-containing protein — protein MMSTLTTLAAHPAAYGGWGPGPWLLLIPLFWIGVVVAVVAFAASRRRRWAAAGYGPPWAGSPTRSATSVLAERYARGEIDEAEYRARLETLRATEPRPQR, from the coding sequence ATGATGTCCACCCTGACCACACTGGCCGCCCACCCTGCCGCGTATGGCGGCTGGGGGCCTGGACCGTGGCTGCTGCTCATCCCGTTGTTCTGGATCGGCGTCGTGGTCGCGGTCGTCGCGTTCGCGGCATCGCGCCGCCGCCGCTGGGCTGCCGCGGGCTACGGCCCGCCGTGGGCTGGATCGCCGACCAGGTCGGCCACGTCGGTGCTCGCGGAGCGGTACGCGCGTGGCGAGATCGACGAGGCGGAGTACCGCGCACGGCTCGAGACGCTCCGGGCCACCGAACCCCGGCCGCAGCGCTGA
- a CDS encoding MOSC domain-containing protein, with protein sequence MAAPLDSPGLVVAVSRSAHHAFSKANEPEIRLAAGVGVEGDAHSGADVQHLSRRKRELVPNLRQVHLIHAELFDEVAAAGFTVNPGELGENVTTRGVDLLALPRGTRLHLGERAVVELTGLRNPCKQIDGFQAGLMRQLVRREPDGTIVRKAGVMSIVLVSGIVRAGDTIGVELPAGDREALAPV encoded by the coding sequence ATGGCCGCTCCCCTCGACTCCCCCGGGCTCGTCGTCGCCGTGAGCCGCAGCGCCCACCACGCCTTCAGCAAGGCCAACGAGCCGGAGATCCGCCTCGCCGCGGGTGTCGGGGTCGAAGGCGACGCGCACTCCGGCGCGGACGTCCAGCACCTCTCGCGGCGCAAGCGCGAGCTGGTCCCGAACCTCCGCCAGGTGCACCTCATCCACGCCGAGCTGTTCGACGAGGTCGCCGCCGCGGGGTTCACGGTGAACCCCGGCGAGCTGGGCGAGAACGTCACCACCCGCGGCGTCGACCTGCTGGCCCTGCCCCGCGGCACGCGACTGCACCTCGGCGAGCGGGCGGTCGTCGAGCTCACCGGGCTCCGCAACCCGTGCAAGCAGATCGACGGCTTCCAGGCCGGGCTCATGCGGCAGCTCGTCAGGCGCGAGCCCGACGGCACGATCGTCCGCAAGGCCGGGGTGATGAGCATCGTGCTGGTCAGCGGCATCGTGCGCGCCGGAGACACCATCGGTGTCGAGCTCCCCGCCGGGGACCGTGAGGCGCTGGCCCCGGTCTGA